The following proteins come from a genomic window of Desmospora profundinema:
- a CDS encoding helix-turn-helix domain-containing protein encodes MIRTYKFKLVPTIEQIQTIEWSLDMCRWLYNSMLEQRRFAYKRRGLSLSYHQQATELPSLKKELPAFKQIYSQVLQQVVKGLLVQKDGCTAGLHRIGSWG; translated from the coding sequence GTGATCCGAACTTACAAATTCAAGTTAGTCCCGACCATCGAGCAAATACAAACGATCGAGTGGAGCCTGGACATGTGCCGATGGCTGTACAACAGCATGCTGGAACAACGTCGTTTTGCCTACAAGAGACGAGGTCTTTCCTTGAGCTATCATCAGCAAGCGACGGAACTTCCTTCATTGAAAAAGGAACTTCCCGCATTTAAACAGATTTACTCCCAGGTCCTGCAGCAAGTGGTGAAGGGCCTCCTTGTACAGAAAGATGGGTGCACCGCGGGATTACACCGGATAGGATCATGGGGATGA
- a CDS encoding M20/M25/M40 family metallo-hydrolase, translating into MINRERLLDEFLELVGIDSETRYERKICDHLREKLTTLGFAVEEDDTARVTGHEAGNLIATLKGNVPGAPTVYFTCHMDTVAPGKGVRARVEKDAVVTDGNTVLGADDKAGIAALLEGIRTIRDHGVKHGTIQLIITAGEESGLVGSKALDPDKLKADFGFALDSNGPVGDIITSAPAQVRLDVKIEGKPAHAGVNPEDGISAIQVASRAISKMPLGRIDGETTANIGKFQGGSASNVVPQWVEILAEARSRDEEKLDAQVAKMNRGFEQAAAEWGARAEVKVTRMYPAYKYGEADTVVQKAVAAVKRVKREPSLLASGGGSDANVIAGHGIPTVNLGIGYEAIHTTNERMPLEELYKAAELVVALIEESRR; encoded by the coding sequence TCGACAGCGAAACCCGGTATGAACGGAAAATTTGTGACCATCTGCGGGAGAAGCTGACGACTCTCGGGTTTGCGGTGGAGGAAGACGATACCGCCCGTGTGACGGGACATGAAGCCGGCAATCTGATCGCCACCCTAAAAGGCAATGTGCCGGGGGCGCCCACGGTTTATTTCACCTGCCATATGGACACGGTGGCACCGGGAAAAGGGGTTCGGGCCCGAGTGGAGAAAGACGCGGTCGTCACCGATGGAAACACGGTGCTGGGAGCCGACGACAAGGCGGGGATCGCCGCCCTCCTGGAAGGGATCCGTACCATCCGGGATCATGGTGTGAAACACGGCACGATCCAGTTGATCATCACTGCCGGGGAAGAATCGGGCTTGGTCGGTTCCAAAGCCCTGGATCCCGATAAATTAAAAGCGGACTTCGGCTTCGCCCTGGACTCCAACGGGCCGGTGGGCGACATTATTACCTCTGCTCCGGCCCAGGTACGCCTGGATGTGAAGATCGAGGGGAAACCGGCCCACGCCGGCGTCAACCCGGAAGATGGCATCAGTGCGATCCAGGTGGCCAGCCGCGCCATTTCCAAAATGCCGTTGGGACGGATCGATGGAGAAACCACGGCCAATATCGGTAAATTCCAGGGCGGGTCCGCCTCCAACGTGGTTCCCCAATGGGTGGAGATTCTGGCGGAAGCCCGCAGCCGGGATGAAGAAAAACTGGACGCTCAGGTGGCCAAAATGAATCGTGGGTTTGAGCAGGCAGCGGCTGAATGGGGCGCACGGGCAGAAGTGAAAGTGACCCGGATGTATCCTGCCTATAAGTATGGGGAAGCTGATACAGTGGTGCAAAAAGCGGTGGCCGCCGTTAAACGGGTGAAACGGGAACCGAGTCTGTTGGCAAGCGGTGGCGGCAGCGACGCCAATGTGATTGCCGGTCATGGAATCCCCACTGTCAACTTGGGCATTGGTTATGAGGCGATTCATACCACTAACGAACGGATGCCGCTGGAGGAGTTATACAAGGCAGCGGAACTGGTGGTTGCTCTGATTGAAGAAAGTAGAAGATGA